The Pseudomonas chlororaphis subsp. piscium genome contains the following window.
AGGTTGACGCCTTCGGGCACCTTGTCGAGCCTGATCCGCACCGGAATCCGCTGCGCCAGGCGCACCCAGTTGAACGTCGGCTCCACCTCGGCCAGCAGTTGCCCGTCCGGCGTGGCGTTGCGGTCGGTGATGCCGCGGCTGATGCTTTCCACATGCCCCTGCAAGGCTTCCCCAGCGCTCATCAGCCACACCTTGACCGGGTCGCCGACCTTGATCCGCGGCAATTTGGTTTCCTCGAAATAGGCCTGCACGTAGAAGGTCGAATCGTCGATCAGAGCCATCACCGATTGCCCGGCGTTCACATAGTTACCTTCAGCCAGACGCAGGTTGGTGATATGCCCGCTGCGCGGCGCGCGGACCTGGCTGCGCGCCAGGTTGAGCTCGGCGACCTTGGCGTCGGCCTGGGCCTGGCGCAGCTCGCCACGAGCGACACCGGCATTGATCTGCGCGTTCTCCCGCAGCTCGGCGCTGATCGCCTGCGGCCCGAGGCTGGCCCGGCGGCTGGCTTCACGTTCTTTCAGGTTGAGCTGCTGCTGGCGGGTCTGCACCACCGCCTGGG
Protein-coding sequences here:
- a CDS encoding efflux RND transporter periplasmic adaptor subunit, with the translated sequence MRASVRIAFTLCLVAAALFAGFHLWQYYMLTPWTRDARIRADVVIVAPDVSGWVRELKAYDNQAVKAGDLLLSIDRDRFEAALEKAQAVVQTRQQQLNLKEREASRRASLGPQAISAELRENAQINAGVARGELRQAQADAKVAELNLARSQVRAPRSGHITNLRLAEGNYVNAGQSVMALIDDSTFYVQAYFEETKLPRIKVGDPVKVWLMSAGEALQGHVESISRGITDRNATPDGQLLAEVEPTFNWVRLAQRIPVRIRLDKVPEGVNLSAGMTASVQVEEGSQ